One stretch of Hymenobacter chitinivorans DSM 11115 DNA includes these proteins:
- a CDS encoding TIGR02757 family protein, whose amino-acid sequence MQQDQLHNIRAVLEERHQRYNQPDFIANDPISIPHRFSQRQDVEISGLFAALLAWGRRPTIISKVTELLRRMDDAPYQFITQHHDEDLKKLLGFCHRTFCDTDLLYFVHWLRWFYQRHATLEDAFLHGNTQRERLENFHDLFFSLEDAPQRTRKHVATPARGSACKRVNMYLRWLVRQDARGVDFGLWTRLPMAELVCPIDVHVERKARQLGLLQRPVVDWRAAEELTANLRLLDPHDPVKYDFALFGLGVEEKR is encoded by the coding sequence GTGCAACAAGACCAACTCCACAACATCCGGGCCGTGCTGGAAGAGCGTCATCAGCGCTACAACCAGCCCGACTTCATTGCTAATGACCCGATTAGCATACCCCACCGCTTCAGCCAGCGCCAGGACGTGGAAATCAGCGGGCTGTTTGCGGCCCTGCTGGCCTGGGGGCGGCGGCCCACCATCATCAGCAAGGTAACCGAGCTGCTGCGCCGCATGGACGACGCACCCTACCAGTTCATCACCCAGCACCACGATGAGGACCTGAAAAAGCTGCTGGGCTTTTGCCACCGCACTTTCTGCGACACCGACCTGCTGTACTTCGTGCACTGGCTGCGCTGGTTTTACCAGCGCCACGCTACGCTGGAAGACGCGTTTTTGCATGGCAATACGCAGCGGGAGCGGCTCGAGAACTTCCACGACCTGTTTTTTAGCCTCGAAGATGCTCCCCAGCGCACCCGCAAGCACGTGGCTACCCCGGCCCGGGGCTCGGCCTGCAAGCGGGTGAATATGTACCTGCGCTGGCTGGTGCGCCAGGATGCGCGGGGGGTGGACTTCGGCCTCTGGACCCGCCTGCCCATGGCCGAGCTGGTGTGCCCCATCGACGTGCACGTGGAACGCAAGGCCCGGCAGCTGGGCCTGCTTCAGCGTCCGGTCGTGGATTGGCGCGCCGCCGAGGAGCTGACGGCCAACCTGCGCCTGCTCGACCCCCACGACCCGGTCAAGTACGACTTTGCCCTGTTCGGGCTGGGCGTGGAGGAGAAGCGCTAA
- a CDS encoding endonuclease MutS2 has protein sequence MILPHNFEQKIGFAQLREMLESLCLSALGRQFVAKMQFQTKHDQLEKLLLQTDEFRVLLQSGADFPSQHYHDVHPHLVRASLPGAYLDVPAFFAVKMSLRTIRQALSFFTQAEETLYPTLRLLGIGVQVDRNLLAAMDKVIDDEGQVRDNASPLLSQLRQELINRQGMLRKQIAGILRHAKTEGWIPGDAEPTIRGGRLVLPVIAEHKRRVKGLIHDESASGQTVFIEPEAVFELNNDIKDLENAYQRELIRILTALTSQLRPHIPDLRKAYQYLGLLDFIRAKALLAGRLEATMPTLHPRPLLLWKKVRHPLLYLTFKEHFKDNPREVVPLDMDLNPDQRILLISGPNAGGKSVAMKTVGLVQYMLQCGLLIPAGDGSEAGVFDDIFLDIGDEQSLENDLSTYSSHLLSMKQFVTLAGKRSLVLIDEFGTGTEPALGGAIAEAVLDQLNRARSFGVITTHYTNLKNFAERNAGIVNGAMRYDPEQLQPLYRLEIGKPGSSFAIEIARKIGLPKQIVERATQLVGKDKIRYDRLLEGLEKEKADLEQRTAEAAKAEKRMKKAAQEYQDLKKHLDETTLEVLRNAKAQAKLLLKDTNQQIEATIAEIRSNQADKEKTKDARQKLDTFVREKLQIEPPKPKATRETADPKTLKPGDKVALIGQDGYGELISIKGKTAEVLFGGMKTIVKASQLEKVGRAEIREREKKAERASFSSSASLGMDLTGRMANFSPVLDLRGERAEDALHKVMAFVDDAVMLGIPEIKFLHGRGNGVLRQVVRDYLHRVRAAASVADEHADRGGDGATVAVLK, from the coding sequence TTGATTCTTCCCCATAACTTCGAGCAGAAAATCGGCTTTGCGCAGTTGCGCGAGATGCTGGAAAGCTTGTGCCTGAGTGCCCTGGGCCGCCAATTTGTGGCCAAGATGCAGTTCCAGACCAAGCACGACCAGCTGGAAAAGCTGCTGCTGCAAACCGACGAGTTCCGCGTCCTGCTCCAGTCGGGCGCCGACTTCCCCAGCCAGCACTACCACGACGTGCACCCCCACCTGGTGCGGGCCAGCCTGCCCGGCGCCTACCTCGACGTACCCGCGTTTTTCGCCGTGAAAATGTCGTTGCGCACCATCCGCCAGGCCCTGAGTTTCTTCACCCAGGCCGAGGAAACGCTCTACCCCACGCTGCGCCTGCTGGGCATCGGCGTGCAGGTCGACCGTAACCTGCTGGCGGCTATGGACAAGGTCATTGACGACGAAGGCCAGGTGCGCGACAATGCCTCCCCGCTGCTTTCCCAGCTGCGCCAGGAGCTGATAAACCGCCAGGGCATGCTGCGCAAGCAGATTGCCGGCATCCTGCGCCACGCCAAAACCGAGGGCTGGATTCCCGGCGACGCCGAGCCTACCATCCGCGGCGGCCGCCTGGTGCTGCCCGTCATTGCCGAGCACAAGCGCCGCGTCAAGGGCCTGATTCACGACGAGTCGGCCTCGGGCCAGACCGTGTTTATCGAGCCCGAAGCCGTGTTCGAGCTCAACAACGACATCAAGGACCTCGAAAATGCCTACCAGCGCGAGCTGATCCGCATTCTGACGGCCCTGACCAGCCAGCTGCGCCCCCACATTCCGGACCTGCGCAAGGCCTACCAGTACCTGGGCTTGCTCGACTTCATCCGGGCCAAAGCCCTGCTGGCTGGTCGTCTGGAAGCCACTATGCCCACGCTGCATCCCCGCCCGCTGCTGCTCTGGAAAAAGGTGCGTCACCCGCTGCTGTACCTGACCTTTAAGGAGCACTTCAAGGACAACCCGCGCGAGGTGGTGCCCCTGGATATGGACCTCAACCCCGACCAGCGCATCCTGCTGATTTCAGGGCCCAACGCCGGCGGTAAGTCGGTGGCTATGAAGACCGTGGGCCTGGTGCAGTACATGCTGCAGTGCGGCCTGCTGATTCCGGCCGGCGACGGTTCGGAGGCCGGGGTATTCGACGATATTTTCCTCGACATCGGCGACGAGCAGAGCCTGGAAAACGACCTGAGTACGTATTCGTCGCACCTGCTGAGCATGAAGCAGTTTGTGACCCTGGCCGGCAAGCGCAGTCTGGTGCTCATCGACGAATTTGGCACCGGCACCGAGCCCGCCCTGGGCGGCGCCATTGCCGAGGCCGTGCTGGATCAGCTCAACCGGGCCCGCAGCTTCGGCGTCATCACCACCCACTATACCAACCTGAAAAACTTTGCCGAGCGCAACGCCGGCATCGTCAACGGGGCCATGCGCTACGACCCCGAGCAGCTGCAGCCGCTCTACCGCCTCGAAATCGGTAAGCCGGGTTCGAGTTTCGCCATCGAAATTGCCCGCAAAATCGGCTTGCCCAAGCAGATTGTGGAACGGGCCACCCAACTCGTGGGCAAGGACAAAATCCGCTACGACCGGCTGCTGGAAGGCCTGGAGAAGGAAAAAGCCGACCTGGAACAGCGCACCGCCGAAGCCGCCAAGGCTGAGAAGCGCATGAAAAAGGCCGCCCAGGAATACCAGGACCTCAAAAAGCACCTCGACGAAACCACCCTCGAAGTGCTGCGCAACGCCAAGGCCCAGGCCAAGCTCCTGCTCAAGGACACCAACCAGCAGATTGAGGCTACCATTGCCGAAATCCGCTCGAACCAGGCCGACAAGGAGAAAACCAAGGACGCCCGGCAGAAGCTCGACACCTTTGTGCGCGAAAAGCTCCAGATTGAGCCCCCCAAGCCCAAGGCCACCCGGGAAACGGCCGACCCCAAAACCCTCAAGCCCGGCGACAAAGTGGCCCTCATCGGCCAGGATGGCTACGGGGAGCTGATCAGCATCAAAGGCAAAACGGCCGAGGTGCTCTTCGGCGGCATGAAAACCATCGTGAAGGCCAGTCAGCTGGAAAAAGTGGGCCGGGCCGAAATCCGGGAGCGGGAGAAAAAGGCCGAAAGAGCCAGCTTCAGCTCCTCGGCCAGCCTGGGCATGGACCTGACCGGCCGCATGGCCAACTTCAGCCCCGTGCTCGACCTGCGCGGGGAGCGGGCCGAAGACGCCCTGCACAAGGTCATGGCCTTCGTCGATGATGCCGTGATGCTGGGCATTCCGGAAATCAAGTTCCTGCACGGCCGCGGCAACGGTGTGCTGCGCCAGGTCGTGCGCGACTACCTGCACCGCGTCCGGGCCGCCGCCAGCGTGGCCGATGAGCACGCCGACCGGGGTGGGGACGGGGCCACCGTAGCCGTACTGAAGTAA
- a CDS encoding WD40/YVTN/BNR-like repeat-containing protein: MLEKHATIRHVDLAVPATLPKTTWLSVDFVTALTGYVGGEKGALLGTETGGTSWQNLSTPSLGDIKQLHFASATTGLALTTTGLYRTTTSGRSWVLVKQASYNALTDLQMLDATTGFLVGNAGLLSKTTDGGRTWKDYVFLVWPPVTTTLQAVAFASPQAGFVLGEIQSFKTLNGGTTWESTVLEKPRQVFDLFAYPNGTDYLITGTDDINRNNSFWSMTYQPSTKEYRQVSAQDLLNVPVYDFAQYQGEVVAVGRKTVLRNYPAYASEPEQTPWVSLLDQDGTTIQHAYRSADFGDAATLYAVGEEGIVSRFDYR; encoded by the coding sequence GTGCTGGAGAAGCACGCTACTATTCGCCACGTGGATCTGGCCGTACCGGCCACTTTACCCAAAACCACTTGGTTAAGCGTTGATTTCGTAACTGCGCTTACGGGGTATGTAGGTGGCGAAAAAGGGGCCCTGCTGGGTACCGAAACGGGTGGCACTAGCTGGCAGAACCTGAGTACCCCCTCATTGGGCGACATCAAGCAGCTGCACTTTGCCTCCGCTACCACTGGTTTGGCTCTTACTACCACCGGCTTATATCGTACCACGACCAGCGGCCGGAGCTGGGTCTTAGTCAAGCAAGCGTCTTATAACGCCCTTACCGACCTGCAGATGCTGGATGCCACCACGGGCTTCCTGGTGGGCAACGCGGGGCTGCTCAGCAAAACGACCGATGGGGGCCGGACGTGGAAAGATTACGTTTTCCTGGTATGGCCCCCGGTTACGACCACGCTGCAGGCGGTGGCTTTTGCCAGTCCGCAGGCAGGCTTTGTTTTAGGAGAAATCCAGAGTTTTAAAACGCTCAATGGGGGTACCACCTGGGAATCAACCGTGCTAGAAAAGCCCCGCCAGGTTTTTGACCTGTTTGCCTATCCTAATGGCACGGATTACCTGATAACCGGTACCGACGACATCAACCGCAATAATTCGTTCTGGTCGATGACGTACCAACCCTCCACGAAAGAGTATCGGCAGGTCTCGGCCCAGGATCTGCTGAATGTGCCCGTGTACGACTTTGCACAGTACCAAGGGGAAGTCGTAGCCGTGGGCCGGAAAACCGTACTGCGCAACTACCCTGCCTACGCCTCCGAACCGGAGCAAACGCCCTGGGTAAGCCTCTTGGATCAGGACGGCACCACGATTCAGCACGCGTACCGCTCCGCTGATTTTGGGGATGCGGCTACGCTCTACGCGGTAGGAGAAGAAGGTATTGTTTCCCGCTTTGATTACCGGTAA
- a CDS encoding LysM peptidoglycan-binding domain-containing protein, giving the protein MTRFSLLLATLVFSGFSASAAVGPLVLPDSIGVEYRNNKVLIKHRVAPGETLYGLSRRYKVPVDQIVEENPKLEALVTGQIVLVPRSRVVMNPAGAPKKPAPVASVPAAAAGLTTDGRGNKVYKVEKGQTLFSIARRFNTTPDAIARLNKLPDNAGVRIGQTLIIVPAGGAAEPAPVAAAPAPKPAPAAPTNRPERAEDTDRDKDKDKEKDKDKEKETAAPVPAPKEEERVPERASEIVRKVTEGGLAAVIEGGGTDKYLALHKTAPVGTIMQVRNIMNGQSVYVRVIGQLPDTGENSNILVRLSKRAVQKLATPDSRFRVETSYVP; this is encoded by the coding sequence ATGACTCGTTTTTCCTTGCTGCTTGCCACGCTCGTTTTCAGTGGTTTTTCCGCCTCGGCGGCTGTTGGTCCCCTTGTGTTGCCCGATTCCATCGGCGTTGAGTACCGCAACAACAAAGTATTAATCAAGCACCGCGTGGCCCCCGGCGAAACGCTCTACGGCCTGAGCCGCCGCTACAAAGTGCCCGTCGATCAGATTGTGGAGGAAAATCCCAAGCTCGAAGCATTGGTCACGGGTCAGATTGTGCTTGTGCCCCGCAGCCGGGTGGTGATGAACCCGGCCGGTGCGCCCAAAAAACCAGCCCCCGTGGCCAGCGTCCCCGCCGCTGCGGCCGGCCTGACCACCGACGGCCGCGGCAACAAGGTCTACAAAGTGGAAAAAGGCCAGACCCTGTTTTCCATTGCCCGCCGCTTTAACACCACGCCCGACGCCATTGCCCGCCTCAATAAGCTGCCCGACAACGCTGGCGTGCGCATCGGCCAGACGCTGATTATTGTGCCCGCCGGCGGCGCGGCCGAGCCGGCACCGGTAGCCGCGGCGCCTGCCCCAAAGCCTGCGCCGGCCGCGCCCACCAACCGTCCCGAGCGGGCCGAGGATACCGACCGGGACAAGGATAAGGACAAAGAGAAGGATAAGGACAAAGAGAAGGAAACGGCGGCCCCGGTTCCGGCACCCAAGGAAGAGGAGCGGGTACCCGAGCGGGCCAGCGAGATTGTGCGCAAAGTCACGGAGGGTGGCCTGGCGGCTGTTATTGAAGGCGGCGGCACTGATAAATATTTGGCCTTGCACAAAACGGCCCCGGTGGGCACCATCATGCAGGTGCGCAATATCATGAACGGGCAGTCGGTGTACGTGCGCGTGATTGGGCAGCTGCCCGACACGGGTGAAAACAGCAACATCCTGGTGCGCCTCTCCAAGCGGGCCGTGCAGAAACTGGCCACGCCCGATTCGCGCTTCCGCGTGGAAACTTCCTACGTGCCGTAG
- a CDS encoding DUF4274 domain-containing protein: protein MDYTVSPERAALLTEKFFEFSFDNRKPDRSFFDTITNPVELHLIAGNYNWDDGAEVLTWIVDSPHCDKATAVMLFWHAQPSYYTQFSSQKEAQWEKNVFRLLRRIMKNVASDFYHTALIAYDPRTDPKAERMDAIEPKAKWSIPDVLKQPLTGPLVVELE from the coding sequence ATGGATTACACAGTCTCCCCAGAAAGAGCTGCTCTGTTGACAGAAAAATTCTTTGAATTTAGCTTCGACAACCGCAAGCCCGACCGGTCTTTCTTCGACACTATTACTAATCCGGTGGAACTGCACCTGATTGCTGGGAACTACAACTGGGACGACGGGGCCGAGGTCTTAACGTGGATTGTGGATAGCCCCCACTGCGACAAGGCCACCGCCGTCATGCTGTTTTGGCACGCGCAGCCGAGTTATTACACGCAGTTTTCCAGCCAGAAAGAAGCGCAGTGGGAAAAGAATGTGTTCCGGCTGCTGCGTCGCATTATGAAAAACGTGGCGTCCGATTTCTACCACACCGCCTTAATTGCCTACGACCCACGGACGGACCCCAAAGCCGAGCGGATGGACGCCATTGAGCCGAAGGCTAAGTGGAGCATTCCGGACGTGCTTAAGCAGCCGCTGACGGGGCCGCTGGTAGTCGAGTTGGAGTAA